From the Schistocerca piceifrons isolate TAMUIC-IGC-003096 chromosome 2, iqSchPice1.1, whole genome shotgun sequence genome, the window TCACAATTATGACATTCCCAGTACATTTACTGAAAACATTTGCTCTGAGGTAAGGCATTAATCTATGTGTTACATTAACCACAATTTACTTTAAAAAGCCACACAAGATTTATACTAGTTATTCATTCTTCTAGGTGCAAGAAGGATCCGATGAAAGTATGACAGGTGATACTGTAATGGAGGACACAGAAGACACTGCATTAAAAGTAGACTGCGGCAccccaaaaaaagttcacaaattaTGTGAGCCTGTTGTAGTTCCTGGAGGGTCTTCATTTGGTGGCAATTATGATACTTTGCCAAGAACACAAACATCAAGaatgccatgtaaatgttttatgaGGCCTTGCAACAAAATTACTTCTATATCCAATCCTTTAAAACTGACGGGACAAGGGACTGTAAACAAGAATACCAAAGAAAAATATACTCATGGGAGCTGCCCATGTCAGAAAGTAATGTTCTGGGCTGGTAACTTCATGACATTACCATACTGCCGACGTGGAAATGGAATGGAAGACACTGGGACTTCTTCCCGATGTGCTGGCCTGGATTTGCATGAAATGATGACAACTGCTGATACTTCAAACACCACAGCTTTATATGCCACAGTAGACAAATCAAAGAAAAGGAACAGGGAGACTACTCTGCATCAGAGATGCTACTGCAGTGGTTCTCCTTGTGTCTGTCAGAAAGCAATTACAGAAAGAACTTATGGTGGAAACTTAACAGCAACTAGTACCACTGAAACAGGAATCACCAACCTGGAAACTGAACAATCAGATGGTGTCTGTGAAGCTCCAAGTGCCCCTTCAAGTGAAGACCGATATTATGAAAACATGGGATTTGCTGATTCCTTAGaatattatgaaaatgtaaaagatgtacttAAGAAAGCAGGAATAGAACAAGATAAAGTATGTACCCCTGACACAAATATGCAGGCCAACAGAGAACAAGACAGTAAATATATTATTTCATGCACTGATCCTAATGTAGTGAGAATATGTGAAAAATGCGGACATCATTTCCAGGCAGAAAATTTTAGTGTTGACAGCCCAGATAAGGCAGAAAAAGTTGAAAATCTAATGTCTTCTAAACAGGAGAAAAGTGTATCGGATGATTACTTAATGATGCTTCCTGGTAAAGACTTATTGCTCCATCCAGGAGATAATTCTCCACCAAGTTCACCAACAGAAAACTTGCACACTAGTTCAGGTCCAAGAGATATAGATTCAGTTCAAAATATCCCGAATACTTCAGCTCATGATGATGCATGTAGCAACAGTGCTGATGGCAGTCGAGGAAAATATTACCACACACCATGCAAAATACCCACTGTATATTTCAACCATGCTCAGGAACCAGACATAACAGTGTCAGATACACCATTAACCTCTTCATGCAGACATGGGAGAAATAATGCAGAAAACTCTCTGTCAGATAGTACAGAAtttaaaacacaagaaaatttgaAAAAGTGTAAAGAGCAGTTTGCATGTGATTGTGGAAGAGTTACTTATTTAAAACAGATCTGTACGCATCCACATTCTGATGAATCTCTAGAGTTGCATTTGTGGAATACTTTCCCTCAAAGAAAGCAACCATCTCATGCCAGGCAATCTGACTGTACTGGTAGTCTACCAAAATGCATGAACAATCATTTTTCTCACAGAGACAGTCTTAAGGAGAAACCTGCAGAAAATGAAAGGCACCTTTCAGACAGCCTTCTGCTACCTGTCCACATACGTCGCTCCTCCAGTGTTCCTTGTAAGCCAGTAAACAACAGAGATTCTTCCAGTTCTAATGACTCAGGGGTTGCAGTGGATTTAATCTTACTCAAGGCAAGAAACTTGTCACAGACTGAAAATCTATCTGCACTTATTAATCATTCTGGCTATGATACAAAGTGTCTACATTACTCTCTACCAAGAAGATCAAAATCTGTTGATCCTGTAAAAAACAGTCCGCTGTGTTTCCAGAAGTCTGTTGCAACTGCAAAGTGTTCACCAGTTGAAGTAACAGGGCCTACATACCAAAAGGTTTCAGGTTAGTACAGCAGCTCAGCTTGGGACTTCCAAAATTCTTATAAGTTCTTTGTGAACTTACTCAAGGTTCTATGAATATTTTTCCTACAACCTATCTTAAGTAAAACTTAAATCTCAAGCTTATAGTATTGGTTACTTGATTTTTCAAacatacatttataaaattttatgagAATGTAATTACTATAGTTGATTATGCTTTTCAGTTTCTGGAAGTCCTGAAGGAGAAAATTCTGTTGCAATTCCATATATTGATTCACAGAGTGTGAGCAGtggcacctcaaatatttctgATTACATGGACACCTTATCTTTATGTTCACACAGTTCATCGGATGTGCAGGACGGACGAAGGTAATGATATTCTAtctatttctttaatgatttctatatctaaaaacaaagatgatgtgacttaccaaatgaaagtgctggcaggtcgacagacacagaaacaaacacaaacatacacacaaaattcaagctttcgcaacaaactgttgcctcatcaggaaagagggaaggagagggaaagacgaaaggatgtgggttttaagggagagggtaaggagtcattccaatcccgggagcggaaagacttaccttagggggaaaaaaggacgggtatacactcgcgcacacacacacatatccatccacacatatacagacacaagcagacatatttgaagaccaatatgtctgcttgtgtctgtatatgtgtggatggatatgtgtgtgtgtgcgagtgtatacccgtccttttttccccctaaggtaagtctttccgctcccgggattggaatgactccttaccctctcccttaaaacccacatcctttcgtctttccctctcctttcctctttcctgatgaggcaacagtttgttgcgaaagcttgaattttgtgtgtatgtttgtgtttgtttgtgtgtctgtcgacctgccagcactttcatttggtaagtcacatcatatttgtttttagatatatttttcctacgtggaatgtttccctctattataatcatatcTTTAATGATTTCCACGCAGTTAACTTTCTGTGGTCTTCACATTGACCCATTCCTTATTTCACAGGTTAGGGAGACAGGCCGCTACAACCCTCCGACCCAGATCTGGCAAGGAATATCAGCTCATTGACCGCTATGTTCTTGAAGGCGATATTCAGGTACATACTTTCTAACAACCATCAAATGAATGTATCATAATGGCATATATCAAAGACCAATGAATGCCAAATCTGTTAATTCTGTTAAAATTTCCTTTACATTTCATATACTGATCTATCATTGACAGtccctgagagattaaaactggaTGCCAGATGGGGACTTGACCTGGGATCTTTTCcataggctgtgggtaagccacaTCTCctcaacatcctttcttccatgagtactAGTCCTGTAAGGTATGCAGGAGATgcttgtggagtttggaaggtaggagaagtaatactggtggaagtaaagctgtgagtcatgacttgtgcttggatagctcagttggtagactacttgcccatgaaaggcaaagatccaggtttgagtcccagtctagaacacagttttaatctggaaagtagtttcaaatcagcacatccTCTACTGCAAAGTGAATATTCATACAGATACATAATTATTTCTATAATTTTCTGTTGTCTTGAGGCACTGATATGGTTCTGCTGTTTTCTCTGTTTTTCATTATCaatcagtgacacacacacacacacacacacacacacacacacacacacacacaaaatacatcaTGACCTATAATTGTTAAGTATATCTAGCTGCTACACATAAGTTCAGTAGATGTGATCAGGTAACCTCATGTACTTGCCCCCACAATGAGAGAGCTAAACAAGACTTAGATTGAATAAGTAAACAAAACTAGCGAGATACAGGCCCTCTCACTGCTGAAACAGGAAGTAATTCTGAGTAGGTTTTATGTTCTTATGACTAGTTTTCTTATGCTGATGAGTTTAATGTAGAGCTTGGACAAGTAAACTTAACAGTCATGCCATTTACTTTGCAAGATTGGCATATAACATTCTTCTGAAACTTACACTACTGCATGTGTGCACTTGTGCCATTATTTTTTCACATTCTTGGCAGACATGCTAGAAGCATCTTTTTGTAGTGGGAGGCCTTTCTTCTACAGAAGTACATTCACACTAACACTGCACTATGCTTGACATAAATTCATCACATTGAAATTATTACAAAACGATGTGTAAGAcataagacattttcagttggagAGCCTATGATAGTGGCAGCTTGAAATTATGGTCCAGCTATATGTTGTATGTGCTTTTATGTAAACATTTTTTTACAAAGAGTAAATATGCAAAGGCTTGGAAGTGAAGCAAATATGAGTAAGAACTAGGGTGGCACAATGATTGTGCTGAATGTCATGAAACAAAACTCATCTGCATGAAGAACAAAGTTCTGTTCAAATATATTGTAAAACCAATGCCCATATGTTTGCACTTACCATAGTGGTGCTAAACGCAGATATGGAATGAGATTTATAAAAGATGCCTCTTAACAAATCTTTCAACCAAAACACCTTTCTCTTTCCTTTATATGTGAAGAGTTTTTTATTGATcacttccaccagtttcatttgtttCAGTGAAGCACATCTGCACCAGTTCCTATCAGTTGTGAAAAATATAATCTATCTTTGCTGTTCATTTTgaacctcgtttttttttttttttttttttttttcccctccactgAATTGTATTTTCAGATTAATTCCTGGGGCACTGTACAGTAAATAAATGATTTCTGAATGCCTAATTCATTGTATAATGTTCAGCAGATATTAAATGTCTATCTCGAACAGCTATCTCAGTGCAAGGATAGTGCaaccattttttatttcttgaagAATATTTATTGATATTTGTAATGAAAAGTAAAGTAGTGGTTGTTTAAATAGCGTAATGGATAATTCTGgtgtaatgtaaataatttagaagtaaaggtaacaactcatcAACTAATAGAGGTGTTGATTTGCTGAAACAGAAGGAAAGGTGGGGAATGGAAGGAAGGGTTGGGGAAGGTGGGCTGATGGCTGAGATAGAGAGGCAGCAGGTGGTGCAATGATGCCTCTGAAGTGCTTAGACAGCAGCTATCCTTGTAACAGTTCCTTTGAGCTTGTAATCCTCCTGTCCTCAATCTTTGCTAGCCCCCTACCCCAAACCCACCCCATTGCCCTAACTTCACTGATCCTGTACTCACAGTCTCTCCTTCCACTGTTTTGCCTCCCCCTCCAAATCATTGTCATTATGCACTGCAGTGGCTCGCCAGCTACAGTCCCTATGTTGAGTTCGTATCTCACGCATCTGCTGCTACTGCCTTCTAGCCATCAGCCATCCTTCTTCAACCCTCCCAACCATTTCCTGCCTCCTCTTGCCTGTCATCCACTCCACTGAACATAACGCCTCAACACAGCTGAACAACATAATTGCAGTTCTGGCACAGTGTATTCAGCTAACACATTGTAACCATACAACTGAGCATATACATGTGTGTGCATGCATATACTAGCCAAAAAAGAATGTTTCTGAAAGCCAGTAAAGTTTTCCATCTTGTTTACCATATTAACCATAATCTAAACCACACTTTCTTCAGGATTCAAAAAAACACCTGTGGGTTAGAACTGAGTGCAAAGCaaatgaaaattctgaaaaaaggtGCTAGGAGCCATCGTTACTAACTTTTGCCTTTGAATATTTGCAGAACTACACAGACATGCTTTGCAGGCAGAGGGATAAACACTGGCATGAAAACTTCGGCAGATGAGTCTACTTTTCTTCAAATTTCAACCATTGAATTTTAATATATCATCCAATGAAGGAAATAGAATTTCAGTATTGCTCATCTTTGAAAGTGgcagcctttcaaatattcgtAGCAACAATAATAACATTCTTTACACCAATACCACAATGCTAATGCCTGTGaattctgaaattttaaaaattaaggcacatgaaatTGCTTGAGTGGAAAATATCGAAGATTTTAAGGTGACTACAACTGGATTGGTCTTTTTATGAAGTGCTGTGGTTTTTTACTTCAGAGGTGAACTTCAATTGCACAGAGGCTGCTGAAAAATTATGACAAAAATCTTGTGGAATTTCAGTGCATCATAATTAGGTGGTGCACTGAAAACCAGTACCTTCTTGGACAGTCTGGAAACGCTGACCAAACTCCTGTATATGTTGACATGCTGTCAAATTACACAGTTTATGCCagagaaaataaatatacaagtaTCTTTATATCAAGAGTGAAAAACAGCAGATGTCTGTCATGGCTTTCTCAGTagatggacataaattacccccATTCGTAGTTGTCAAGTGAAAGACTAGTGGTGACAGCAGAGATCATGCATTCAGCAGCCTGATTAGCTGATTAACAAGTTACATTAAAGAAGTTCACGCACTCACCACCTGGGGTGCTGATGTGCACTCTTATTCCATGCCTAAGAAGAGACACTATTGAACGTTTTAGTTATCAATATTGTTATTCTGTTGTTACCTGTCATAGTGACAAGTTTACTTATCCCTTTTCATTTCCAATAAATGTTTCTGTTCTCAACATACATGACTTTCCTTTATATAGTTGAGAGTTTCTTAAACCTGGAAGAAAGAATAAAGCTTGCATTCACCACATGCTGTACACCCATGTATCGCACACAATTTAGTGGCTGTCTCCTACCCTATAACATAAGCTTCAGTGGTGACCCCAACATGATAGTGGCTCAGACAAACAGTTCACAATGTGAAAGCATTGATTTGCAGTAATAAAATGCGGAATAAAGAAATGCATAACACATCAAGACTGGCTGTATGACTTGCACCATTTTGGGCTACCAATCTGGCTCTCTGGTTTGCGCAAgtggaagcaatttttttttatgttcaggCATAAATTTGGTCTGGTGGTAAGTCAACTTTATGAAAGATTCACAGCAGAAGTACAAGACGTAATAACAGCACCAATGGAAGTGGACGCATATTATAAACTGAAGTCAGAACTAATAAGCTGGGTGTCTTCCTCTCCAGAGGAGAGAGTATGACAGGTACTCACACAAGATGATGTCAGTGACAAGAAACCCTCACAATATTTACATCACTTAAGAACCAAAATGGACACTCACAGCTTGCCAAATTCACCACTACGTAGAATATTGAGCAGTGGGCTGCCAGCAAAAGTGATAGCTTTAATTGCTCTCAAACCAAGATGTCCTCTAACAAAATGGCCATGCTGGCTGACAGGAAACAAGATGCTGTGTGTCCACTTCTGGATCTGATGCTGTCATTATGTGCTATTGCTCCACAACAGAAACAAAACCTGactgaaaagtttaaaaaaaaataataataatattccacTGGAGCAACAATTAAACAGTGGCATGATTAGCAAAATTGACACTGTCTAAACTCCTCACTGATCATGGTACTAAAAGTAATCACTGACAGTGAACGCATATGTTGGCCCCTCTTCTCACCTGTATCTCACCAACTGTAAGTCAGGAAGCAAATTCTTGATAGATACCAGCTCAGATTTAAGGATTCTGCCACAGAAAAAAGAACATTAATATTGCCCGATGACCACCTCAAGCTGACAGAGGCCAATAATTCTGATATTTGAACATAAAGTACACAGCTTATGGAACTAGATCTGGGGAAATTAGTTGTCACTGACATAACAGAACCAATCATCAGAGCAGACCTACACACCCACTACTACCTGCTGCCCGACGTCGCCGACGCCTGCCTGTAGATGCAGTCACTGGACTGTCAGTGACCTGATATCAATGCCACCCGGCCAACTGCAATGTCAAGCTTGTCCAGATGGTGGCAGGAGAGTTCACCGAGCTACTGTACCAGTTCCTGACAGTTACCAGGCCTCCCGGGGCTCTGCAGCAGGTATGCAACAATACTACTCATTGCATTAACACCAATACAGGTCACCTCAGTTCATGTAGGCCCAGTCGGTTGGCCTCAACCAGGTATGCCATAGTGAAGGCTGAGTTTGATGGTATGCTGGCAGAAGGGATAATATGTCCATCTAGTGGTACACGGTCAAGTCCGCTGCACCTGGTCCCCAAAATGAACGGTGCATGGCGGCCATGCAGGGACGATGGCACTTTGAATGCTGGGTCCATTCCAAATCATTAACCAGTGCCACACTTAAAAGATTACAACCGTTCACTGGGTGGGATATGTGTTCAGTGTCCTTGACTATGCTAAAGCATACACAAAGATTCCTGTGTCCGAAAAAGACATTCCCAAGACAGCAATAATtacaacttttgttttatttgagaGCCTGTTTATGACCTTTGGTGTCAGGGACGTGGCACAAATCTGGCAGAAATTCATCAATTCTGTACTACGAGGCCTGCCTCATTGTTTTGCTTACCTTGATGATGTTCTCATCTTCTCAGAAACGCCAGAATTACACAAGCAGCACCTTACTCAGGTTTTTGAATATCTCACTACTTACAGCATCATACTAAATGTGTTAAAGTGTGTATTTAGTCAACCAGAGATGTCTTTCTTGGGACATTGCATTTCATCAGAAGGCTTGTGCCCACTACCAGAGAAAGTCAAGGTCATATTAAACAACTGGCTACAGCAAAAGAGTTGAGCAGATTCCTTGGCATGCTCAACTTTTACCAATGCCATCTGCCACATGCTGATGAAGTGCAAGAACCACTCACATCTGCGTTGTCTGGTCCCAAGGCAGAGAGCAAAGCATTACTGCAATTGACCCCAGCAATGAAGGACACGCTTGAGGCAGCCAAGAAGACTCTTGCTGACACTGCACTCCTTACACACTCTACCACAGATGCACCCCTGACATTAGTTGTAGACAACTGTCAAACAGCAATTAGAGTTGCACTTCAGCAGCATGTTGCTGACACATGACAACCTCTTGCCTTCTTTGCACATAAATTGTTGCCAGCACTGCACAGACTTAGTGGATACTATCGTAAGATGTTAGCTATGTATGCAGCAGTAAAGTACTTCTGCACCCAACTGAAAGCAAGAACCTTTACCATATATACCGATGACAAGGTTCTCACAAAGGCATTCCAGCAAAATGATGACAAATGTTTGCCAAGGCAATTTAGGCAGCTGGAATAAGTAGCACAATTCTTGACCAACATGCAGCACATCTCAGGCCTCAAGAACATAGTGGCTGACTGCTCATGTCAGGTTAGTGCAATCATGGAGACTGTCAAACTTTCATACCTATGTGATGTGCAGCACACCAGTCAAGACCTCTGCAACCTTCTGCGCGATACACTGACTGGCCTACAGCTCAAACTTGTCAACATACCTGAAGCAAACACACAACTCTATTGCAAAATTTCCATAAGAAGAAACTGCCCACATGAGCCAGTGGGACTATGCAAGTTGATTATCCATGGTCTACACATATGCCACCCAGGCATCAGAGCATCGGTGAAACTTGTCATCTCCCATTACCTTCCACCACGTATGCAAAACGACTGTCAACAGTGGTCGCACTCTTGCATGACACGCCAACCAAGTAAGATTACATGACACGTGCATGCACCCGTTATCAACTTTCCGGAGGTCACTGAGAGATTTGCTCACATTCACCTAAACATTGTAGGACCCAGCCATCATCAGAAGGACAGTGATACCTATTAACAATTATCAACAGATTCACATGTTGGCCTGAAGCAATCCCATTAGGCAATACCTCTGCTAAGACACTGGAAACAGCATTTATTGTGCAATGTGTCACGCAGTTTGGTTGTCTGTTACATATAATAACTGATAGAGGGTGCCAGTTTCAATCTGAACTTTTTGTGCAGACAGGCAAATTATGTGGTGTAACACAACATCTGACCACAAGCTACCAAATAGCCACCAATGGAATGGAGGAGCACTGGCACCGCTCCTTGAAAGCAGTGCTCATGCGCTGCAATACAAATTCGACAAGTCTTATCCCTGATACTTCTCGGCCTATGAACAATACACAAGCCAGACCCAGACCTTGATGCATCACCAGCAGGCCCCACTTATGGAGAGACTTATGGAGAGACACTTCATCTACCAGGGGAAACTGTTGAGTCAAGAGCGTCATTGGGAGACCTTTTATATCAACCCTAATTAATAACTCCACTCAGAAAATACATTGCCAAAATGCAACCTCAACCATCATCACAACGTGGTTCACATCCTTCATTTGTGCATAGAGAGTTAACAAAGAGCACTCATGTCATGCTTTGATGATATACCGGATGTCATCAATGGACATCCTGCTGAAAGACAAACGCAGTACCCTCTTCATCGATTGTGTCAAGCATGTGTTTGTGTTTCATGACTCTTTTGATGCACCTCTGCCTTCCACAACCAGTCAACTGCCTTTCTTGCCTTCTACAATCAAACCACCATATGATGAAACTGTGGTACCTCAGCTGCCATACCAAACGCGTTCAGGCTGGCATGTCCATTTTCCATCAAGATTTCTCAATGCATCAGGACTGACAGAAGTACACAACAATCCACTTCTCCATGGAGGGCTGATGTGGTAATGATGGAGATCACGTGTTCCACAGCATGATCAGCTGATCACCAAGTTAAAGAAGTTCCTGCGCTCGCCGCCTGGAGCATTGACGTACACACTTATTCCGTGCCTAAGAAGAGACACTACTGAACTATGTGGTTTtagtttttaatattattattctaTTGTTACCTGTCGTAGTGACAAGGTTACTTATCCTTTTCATTTCCAATAAATGTTCGAGTTCTCAAGGTAGACAACTTTCCTTTATGTAGTTGAGAGTAGGGAGTTTTTTAAGGTGGAAGAAAGAATAATCCTCACATTTGCCACTTGCTGTGTGCCCACATATCACATGCAATTTAGTGGCTATCTTATAGTCCTATAAGATAAGCTTAAGACTTTACTGAAATCAGTTGGGTTTCTAAAATCTAATTATACGATCAAATGAAAGTGGGTGTTTTTCAGAGGACACAGTGCTGTAAAGGATTATGTTTGTACGGAATCATTGTCCTGGTGCAATTGCTGGTTTACACAGTCAGCTGGTATTAGATGCATACGCAggccatacaacacctgcagtaaaatgaaatttattagaaagCAAAATAGACTTGGGAGTAATTCCAGGTGGGATGATGCCAGTTCTGCAATCACTTGATGTCTGTTTGAATAAACAATTTAAGGACAAGCTTAAACGCATGTTCACTGACTGCCTTTCTAAAAATGACAGAGAACTGACACCAGCAGGACATGTAAAATGTGGGAGTTTATCGCAAGTGTGCCAATTGATTGATGATGCATGTAAGTGTGTTACAAATCGGACTTTGCAACAGGCATTTAAAAAAAGTTCAATACTGAATGTACTAGACATTATGAAGGATGATTATCTAAATGAAGAACAGTACAACCAGGAATCAATTGACAGTGATTCAGAATTATCTAATTGATAATTtaaacatttcataattttgtactataaatctaatgaaattttgttttatatgtccGCTTTCgatttctaagttattttcattcttattttgtaAGCATTGTTAGCGATACATTTGAAGTCTACTACAAAAAGCCAATTGAAAAGACTGTGTGTACATCTTGAATGTTCTCATACCAATGAGAAGAGATTGCTCctatgaacacagtacactcatcaTCATAAGAATAATGTGATTGTAAACATCATGCCATGTATTCCTCCTTGTTAGTTGTTACCTCATTTACATCCTGTCCATCTAACAGTCTCCATTGAGAtaacagcaaacacaaaagaatatatAAATCGTATTatgtttacattaatattattcttttgcggaatagtgatacagtcagaaatgaggcATGGCAACTGGCTTTGAGTATTGATTTTTAAATCTTTTACAACTAAAAATACTTTGCAGACAAATTATGAGGTTTTAAATGTTTGAAAGAGTAAATTACTAACCTTGCTTAAGCAACTGCTATGCTTAAAACTCGAACCCAACTACTGCAGATGTATCTTTATCCATTCTATCTAATTTGTATCTTAGGTCAGAAAGAACCAACTTCATTTCAGTTTTGAAGTGTGGCCTATAATTTGTTTCCCCCTTGATTTTAGAGTACCATTTTTTGGCTGCAGCTTGGATTCGGATACCTTTTTTTCctgaattttgagtctcatttttcggaTGCAGTTTACAttcaagtgtggcttagattcagaTAAATGTGGTACATACCTTTTGATAAATCAATACTTCTACTATTCAGTTACTTGTTACTTTTacaatgaaattatttgtaaactgGGGGTTTGGTTGTTCAACTTTTTTCCTCATTCCCATTAGTTGCTCTTCAGATTGATATTCCGAACTTTTAATTTCATGCTGAAAATGACTTGGTTGGAAGAAAAGACAAGGAAAGTTAGCAGTTAGTCCTATCAGTTATGAGATCATAAGAGACAGAACAAAATCTGAGACTGAATACAGATGAGGAAGGGAACTGTAAATGTCCTTTTCAAAAGAAACATCCTGGCATTAATCTTACTTGATGCAAGGAAACTAGTGAATATTCTGTTATGTGCTGTATCACCAGTTCTTTTTACCCAAAAGTATAAGATCACACTGCCTGCTTCAAAAGtgtactatctgatcaaatgtatccagacaaCCTTCTATAATTGAGAATTGAGCTAGATATCACAAGAGATACACCTGTCAGCTCAAAAGGTGGCAGGGAGTATTGTGCcggcagtagagaagcagtaattgtGGAATGGGTCATACAGGTGAGCTCAGTGACACTGAATGTAGGATGTATCTGAGTAACAAAtctgtcagggacatttcaacccttctaaagctgcttaAGTCAACTGTCagtgatatgattgtgaagtggacAGCCAAACAAAGATGAGGCAGACCTGATGCATTGAGAGACAAGGATCACCAAGCAATGTGGAAAGTGGACCTAAAAATCACacaaaatcagtggaaggaatcactcatgagttccataGTACTGCCAGCAATCCAGTTAGCTCTATGTCTGTGCATAGTGAATTAAAAAGAATAGGTTACAATGGCTGAGCAGCTCCTCACAAAGCAATCCCAAGACACATTTAAAGTGGTATAAAGagcaatgccactggacagtggatggctggaaacaggtgatttgaagtgatgaatcacactacacCCTATGGCAATT encodes:
- the LOC124776625 gene encoding uncharacterized protein LOC124776625, translated to MDSSTIVEGPVKFRDGKKWKCRWCVMRKLSPVADCLHLQLYRDSKERYKQGHTKASLSLQHFLAVETGFTLDKESNTIAIICQDVTVILAFDSRERQMQWHVKIVNNLGEGQQFLVQVTSAPPRAKICMGPARLHVQERRFCLTSGVPPRLLGFWDISQLRRYGVVEGRFVFEGGSRCGKGEGVHVCVTDQAADITAAFQQAAQGSLASRRRAMLRSAPATDSPRRRIRNQQPVETDSPQPSTAHPHSTLRDIPGEQLLCSCSKTGEDSNSQFWTASEITAAERCTEQPLDNISGHQFSASPKDIMTCRHSYHRQNCKIFQQHETVHSRSDGVSCSKTAVQEHLQNNSIPETQSILFNPGSNRHVMAGAQLCHCCAGTNICHLTDNETSGTECKPFHLATHSSLEKIMQHSPFKRLYPIHQQQVCTVTSQQDPLLMSKSYPTGDNTSVLPTFNTAQGTATCNLCLNRWHCSSQTIRAHNSSSQNSASSNFSNRNKLTENSVPVSLGAHVQKLTLQQVSYKCRNNTEFIKQDSCIPNTITDGASDHNYDIPSTFTENICSEVQEGSDESMTGDTVMEDTEDTALKVDCGTPKKVHKLCEPVVVPGGSSFGGNYDTLPRTQTSRMPCKCFMRPCNKITSISNPLKLTGQGTVNKNTKEKYTHGSCPCQKVMFWAGNFMTLPYCRRGNGMEDTGTSSRCAGLDLHEMMTTADTSNTTALYATVDKSKKRNRETTLHQRCYCSGSPCVCQKAITERTYGGNLTATSTTETGITNLETEQSDGVCEAPSAPSSEDRYYENMGFADSLEYYENVKDVLKKAGIEQDKVCTPDTNMQANREQDSKYIISCTDPNVVRICEKCGHHFQAENFSVDSPDKAEKVENLMSSKQEKSVSDDYLMMLPGKDLLLHPGDNSPPSSPTENLHTSSGPRDIDSVQNIPNTSAHDDACSNSADGSRGKYYHTPCKIPTVYFNHAQEPDITVSDTPLTSSCRHGRNNAENSLSDSTEFKTQENLKKCKEQFACDCGRVTYLKQICTHPHSDESLELHLWNTFPQRKQPSHARQSDCTGSLPKCMNNHFSHRDSLKEKPAENERHLSDSLLLPVHIRRSSSVPCKPVNNRDSSSSNDSGVAVDLILLKARNLSQTENLSALINHSGYDTKCLHYSLPRRSKSVDPVKNSPLCFQKSVATAKCSPVEVTGPTYQKVSVSGSPEGENSVAIPYIDSQSVSSGTSNISDYMDTLSLCSHSSSDVQDGRRLGRQAATTLRPRSGKEYQLIDRYVLEGDIQLTG